The Mangrovibacillus cuniculi sequence CCTTCTGCACGTGCAGCTGCTTTAGCAAATAACCATATTCCTGAGACGGTATACGATCAATTAGTAGACACAGTAAACAAAAACTTACCTCTATTGCATCGTTATGTTGCTCTACGTAAGAAGGTCCTAGGTTTAGAAGAACTTCACATGTATGATCTATTTACACCACTTGTAAAAGATGTGAAAATGGAAGTTTCATATGATGAAGCAAAAGAGTTAATGTTAGAGTCCATGAAACCTCTTGGAGAAGAATATGTATCTATCGTTGAAGATGGTTTAAACAACCGTTGGGTAGATGTCTATGAGAATAAAGGAAAGCGTAGTGGAGCTTATTCATCTGGAACATATGGAACGAATCCATATATTCTAATGAACTGGCAAGATAACGTGAATAACTTATTTACCCTTACACATGAATTTGGACATAGTGTTCACAGTTATTACACGAGAAAATCACAACCATATCCATATGGTAACTATTCTATCTTCGTTGCAGAAGTAGCTTCTACTTGTAATGAAGCCTTACTAAATGATCATTTATTAAAAACGACAACAGACCCTAAAAAGCGCCTGTATCTATTAAATCACTTCTTAGAAGGTTTTAGAGGAACGGTATTCAGACAAACAATGTTTGCTGAATTCGAGTTATTAATTCATCAAAAAGCACAAGAAGGAGAAGCGTTAACAGCTGAACTTCTTACTAAAGAGTACTATGCTTTAAATGAAAAATATTTTGGAAAAGATAATATGGTAATCGATGAAGAAATCGGTCTAGAATGGGCTAGAATTCCGCACTTCTACTATAACTTCTATGTATACCAATACGCTACAGGATACAGTGCAGCAACTGCGTTAAGTAAACAAATTCTTGAAGAAGGTCAACCGGCAGTGGATCGCTATGTTGAGTTCTTAAAAGCTGGAAGCTCTGATTATCCTATTGAAGTATTGAAAAAAGCTGGAGTGGATATGACAACTTCTAAGCCAATTGAAGATGCTTGTAAAGTGTTTGAGGAAAAATTAGCGGAAATGGAACAGCTTTTAGAAGAATTGTAATAGTTTTTTACTAAATTGAATAAGACTGAAACCAGGTGTATCCTAAACGATGCACCTGGTTTTGTGCATGATGGAGTACAATAATTTTTAAAGATAGTTATAGTGGCATATATGTGGAATAGTTTTAGGATTGGAGAGAGAGTGACACCGGCAGTAATTCCTCTTTAGTCAATATGGTTATTTGAGAATCGTTTTCATTTTAACAAAAATGTGAACAACAGCACAAATCCTTGTCAAAGAATGTCGGATTATGATACTATACAGGTGTGAAGTTGATCACAAGCAAACATATACCCCTTTGTTTGACCGTGAAAAATTTCTCCCATCCCCTTTGTTCGTAAAGAGAAAAGACACCGTGGTTCCCCTGCGGTGTCTTTTCATATTTCCCCGTTGTGAGTAGCTTTAACCCTCTTGTTGCGACGAGAAGTTCTTTTTCTAACAGAGTATTATTATCATCGAAAGAATTTTTTCTTTTACACCATATAGGATTTTGCAATGATATAACCAACTTTCAAAATGAAAGCGATTACTATTCAATAAACTGCCAGAATGTGCCGTATTTCACATGGA is a genomic window containing:
- the pepF gene encoding oligoendopeptidase F is translated as MTTKTSSLPTRSEVEENLTWRLEDIFSSDEDWNEEFKQVQTLLKDAEGYKGTIKNGAAALLEVLTYRDNVMQRLGKLYTYAHMRYDQDTGNSFYQGLDDRIKTLYTQAASGLSYLVPEILELSDEELSSYLSEEPKLELYRHALEEIAKERPHVLSAEQEALLAQASEVMAASSNTFGMLNNADLTFPVVKDENGQEVEITHGRYIRFLESENRQVREDAFKGVYGTYGSYKNTFASTLAGTVKKDNFNARVRNYPSARAAALANNHIPETVYDQLVDTVNKNLPLLHRYVALRKKVLGLEELHMYDLFTPLVKDVKMEVSYDEAKELMLESMKPLGEEYVSIVEDGLNNRWVDVYENKGKRSGAYSSGTYGTNPYILMNWQDNVNNLFTLTHEFGHSVHSYYTRKSQPYPYGNYSIFVAEVASTCNEALLNDHLLKTTTDPKKRLYLLNHFLEGFRGTVFRQTMFAEFELLIHQKAQEGEALTAELLTKEYYALNEKYFGKDNMVIDEEIGLEWARIPHFYYNFYVYQYATGYSAATALSKQILEEGQPAVDRYVEFLKAGSSDYPIEVLKKAGVDMTTSKPIEDACKVFEEKLAEMEQLLEEL